One window of the Eucalyptus grandis isolate ANBG69807.140 chromosome 6, ASM1654582v1, whole genome shotgun sequence genome contains the following:
- the LOC104453186 gene encoding filament-like plant protein 7 — MARLDCTEKENAFLKYEFCLLEKELVIRNEELEYSRHSAEVSNKKHQHNLKKISKLEGECQRLRLLTQKRLQGPLALTRMKGELKMLGSDQTEGRKIKPGLTTDLIVRGKNSHEIPSNRMKYLIEQLHDVEEENKNLKEIISIKDAELHSSRISHAGTTSRLLQVEAQVTDLSNGQCKDLVRCEPLLNDLFQVSDLDDSASSGSWANALMSELEHFRNGKVTNALEYKHTSLMSDFSEMEKLAMVSVESPSGSESLCCSTCKEMVRGDLSFGDTKKMIQSENTQTPMSFDWLQVVLSAIMEQQRASKRSTVKILEDIRIALGLTNSRTPEEAQATMTPMCTGESDSPPISGYLTWKSPIGSPVIGSLGKANIQDEMGGQIPSKLTNSIEKIVHLVKKFNPMSTLPSGDLGKNQIPSALNRATPKDCEIHVFQWKSTELCVILQKFISTCNDLLDHKAGVETFAEELACTLDWILDKHSTPKHASSVRHKIKMHGGWTESPLNSKEPEVYEDVLPLVSKSTSVAKRESSCSRNLQEENQRLKHELQNVETAKEGLETKLQMANNNIIVLTTKLQQAEESIRSLNLELENLKEAKRIVEDQMENQKSMNEDLDTQLTVAKAKLNEVFQKFSSLEVELEDKNNCCDELESTCLELQLQLESTAKETPQYATNQDQMLSQSGLEITAASVKLAECRETILNLSRQLKALDPLRELALSNNALPGSDSTNTSKNNKSLNKRLSLRDRMLAEDNPEAAKDQEIASEPNAAKLNALVVANVPARTPEAYLGLHNRSGNSFAGALAVIPTKRQGGISFLGRLLLRRKRRSRTRSQSMSKI, encoded by the exons ATGGCCAGATTGGATTGTACtgagaaagaaaatgcttttttaaagtATGAGTTCTGCTTGCTTGAGAAGGAACTCGTGATTCGCAACGAGGAGTTGGAATATAGCCGGCATTCTGCCGAAGTGTCGAACAAGAAGCACCAGCACAACctgaaaaaaatctcaaaattggaaGGAGAATGTCAGAGACTTCGTCTCCTTACACAGAAAAGGTTGCAAGGTCCCCTTGCTTTGACAAGGATGAAGGGTGAACTGAAAATGCTGGGCAGCGATCAAACCgagggaagaaaaataaagccaGGCTTAACAACCGACCTTATTGTCAGAGGAAAGAATTCTCATGAAATCCCAAGCAATAGGATGAAGTACCTGATCGAGCAACTGCACGATGTAgaagaggagaacaagaatcTCAAAGAAATTATATCAATCAAAGATGCAGAACTTCATTCTTCGAGGATCTCACATGCCGGGACAACTTCACGGTTGTTGCAGGTTGAGGCTCAGGTCACTGACCTCTCGAATGGTCAATGCAAGGATTTGGTGAGGTGTGAACCTTTGTTGAACGATCTCTTCCAAGTATCTGATTTAGACGACAGTGCTAGTTCCGGATCATGGGCAAATGCACTGATGTCAGAACTAGAGCATTTCAGGAATGGTAAAGTAACAAATGCCTTGGAGTACAAGCATACAAGCTTAATGAGCGATTTTTCTGAGATGGAGAAGTTGGCTATGGTTTCTGTAGAATCGCCATCAGGAAGCGAAAGTTTGTGTTGTTCAACCTGTAAAGAGATGGTCAGAGGTGACCTGAGTTTTGGTGACACTAAGAAGATGATCCAATCAGAAAACACACAAACTCCAATGTCTTTCGACTGGCTTCAAGTTGTATTGAGCGCAATCATGGAGCAACAGCGGGCTTCAAAAAGAAGCACGGTCAAGATTCTAGAGGACATTAGAATTGCTTTAGGGTTAACGAATTCCAGAACTCCCGAAGAAGCACAAGCAACAATGACTCCTATGTGCACTGGAGAATCTGACAGTCCTCCAATTTCTGGTTACCTAACCTGGAAGTCTCCAATCGGATCTCCGGTCATTGGCTCCTTGGGTAAAGCAAACATTCAAGATGAAATGGGAGGACAAATTCCATCAAAGCTGACGAATTCTattgaaaaaattgttcatcTGGTTAAAAAATTCAACCCAATGTCTACCCTTCCTTCCGGAGACCTTGGAAAGAATCAGATTCCCTCAGCACTCAACCGGGCCACGCCAAAAGACTGCGAAATCCACGTGTTTCAGTGGAAGAGCACAGAACTGTGTGTCATCCTACAAAAGTTCATTAGTACCTGTAACGATCTCCTGGATCATAAGGCTGGTGTAGAAACATTTGCTGAAGAACTTGCTTGTACTTTGGATTGGATCCTGGACAAACATAGCACCCCGAAACATGCTTCCAGTGTCAGACATAAGATCAAAATGCATGGTGGTTGGACCGAATCGCCACTGAATTCGAAGGAACCTGAAGTTTATGAGGATGTTCTACCCTTGGTGTCCAAGTCAACTAGTGTGGCTAAGAGGGAATCATCGTGTTCGCGCAATCTGCAAGAAGAGAACCAGAGACTGAAACACGAGTTACAGAACGTGGAAACTGCTAAGGAAGGTTTGGAAACCAAGCTACAGATGGCGAATAACAACATAATAGTCTTGACAACCAAGCTTCAGCAAGCCGAGGAAAGCATCAGAAGCCTGAACCTGGAACTGGAGAATCTGAAGGAGGCGAAGAGAATTGTTGAGGATCAGATGGAAAACCAGAAATCGATGAATGAAGATCTTGACACCCAGCTTACCGTGGCCAAAGCCAAACTCAACGAGGTCTTCCAGAAGTTTTCATCATTGGAAGTCGAACTAGAGGATAAGAATAACTGTTGCGACGAACTAGAGTCTACGTGTCTTGAGCTTCAACTTCAGCTAGAAAG TACCGCAAAGGAGACTCCACAGTATGCAACCAATCAAGATCAAATGCTATCACAGAGT GGATTGGAGATCACTGCAGCTTCGGTCAAGTTGGCTGAATGCCGAGAAACTATTCTGAACCTCAGCAGACAACTGAAGGCTCTGGATCCACTGCGGGAACTGGCATTATCGAACAATGCTTTACCGGGCTCCGACTCCACAAATACTTCCAAAAACAACAAGAGCTTGAACAAGCGCCTCTCTCTACGTGACCGGATGCTGGCCGAGGACAATCCTGAGGCTGCCAAGGATCAAGAAATAGCAAGCGAACCCAATGCGGCGAAACTAAATGCCTTGGTCGTTGCTAACGTTCCCGCCCGAACTCCAGAGGCATATCTCGGGCTACACAACAGATCTGGCAACAGCTTCGCGGGGGCGCTCGCTGTCATTCCCACCAAGAGGCAAGGCGGGATCAGTTTCCTGGGGAGACTGCTGCtcaggaggaagagaaggagcAGGACAAGGTCCCAATCTATGTCCAAGATATGA
- the LOC104453187 gene encoding 40S ribosomal protein S16 encodes MAAPIESVQCFGRKKTAVAVTYCKRGRGLIKINGVPIELVEPEILRFKAYEPILLLGRHRFAGVDMRIRVKGGGHTSQIYAIRQSIAKALVAFYQKFVDEQSKKEIKDILVRYDRTLLVADPRRCEPKKFGGRGARARFQKSYR; translated from the exons ATGGCGGCTCCGATCGAGTCGGTGCAGTGCTTCGGGCGCAAGAAGACGGCCGTCGCCGTCACCTACTGCAAGCGGGGCCGCGGCCTGATCAAGATCAACGGCGTCCCCATCGAGCTCGTGGAGCCCGAGATCCTCCGCTTCAAGGCCTACGAGCccatcctcctcctcggccgCCACCGCTTCGCCGGCGTCGACATGAGGATCCGGGTCAAGGGCGGCGGCCACACCTCCCAGATCTACGCCATCCGCCAGAGCATCGCCAAGGCCCTCGTCGCGTTCTACCAGAAGTTCGTGGACGAGCAGAGCAAGAAGGAGATCAAGGACATCTTGGTCAG GTACGACAGGACTCTGCTCGTGGCCGATCCCAGGCGGTGCGAGCCCAAGAAGTTCGGTGGTCGCGGTGCCCGCGCCAGGTTCCAGAAGAGTTACCGTTGA
- the LOC104453188 gene encoding caffeoyl-CoA O-methyltransferase 2: MAANAEPQQTQPAKHSEVGHKSLLQSDALYQYILETSVYPREPESMKELREITAKHPWNLMTTSADEGQFLNMLLKLINAKNTMEIGVYTGYSLLATALALPDDGKILAMDINRENFEIGLPVIQKAGLAHKIDFREGPALPLLDQLVQDEKNHGTYDFIFVDADKDNYINYHKRLIDLVKVGGLIGYDNTLWNGSVVAPADAPLRKYVRYYRDFVLELNKALAVDPRIEICMLPVGDGITLCRRVS; the protein is encoded by the exons ATGGCAGCCAACGCAGAGCCTCAGCAGACCCAACCAGCGAAGCATTCGGAAGTCGGCCACAAGAGCCTCTTGCAGAGCGATGCTCTCTACCAG TACATATTGGAGACCAGCGTCTACCCAAGAGAGCCAGAGTCCATGAAGGAGCTCAGGGAAATAACAGCCAAACATCCATG GAACCTGATGACCACATCGGCTGATGAAGGGCAGTTCCTGAACATGCTCCTCAAGCTCATCAACGCCAAGAACACCATGGAGATCGGCGTCTACACCGGCTACTCTCTCCTCGCCACCGCTCTTGCTCTTCCCGATGACGGAAAG ATCTTGGCCATGGACATCAATAGGGAGAACTTCGAGATCGGGCTGCCCGTCATCCAGAAGGCCGGCCTTGCCCACAAGATCGATTTCAGAGAAGGCCCTGCCCTGCCGCTCCTTGATCAGCTCGTGCAAGAT GAGAAGAACCATGGAACGTACGACTTCATATTCGTGGACGCCGACAAGGACAACTACATCAACTACCACAAGAGGCTGATCGACCTGGTTAAGGTTGGCGGCCTGATCGGATACGACAACACCCTGTGGAACGGCTCCGTGGTCGCGCCCGCCGACGCGCCCCTCCGCAAGTACGTGCGGTACTACCGGGACTTCGTGCTGGAGCTCAACAAGGCCCTCGCCGTGGACCCGAGGATCGAGATCTGCATGCTTCCCGTTGGGGATGGCATCACCCTGTGCCGCCGGGTCAGCTGA